A single region of the Sulfitobacter geojensis genome encodes:
- a CDS encoding OmpA family protein has product MKKLFRSTTALGMSLALAWPATGFAQDLDTCDVTAEIPLFPCTVEGTVIRSAEELSKIVAETEVPQVQQQDSVAVERGNVDAQDEQARKDAEAAAAAQAQAEADAAAQAEADAAAEAEAEAAAQAEAVAAAKAQAEADAAAIEAARAEADAAAQAEADAEAANQAQADADAAAAAQAQADADAAAQAEAERLAAEQAQAEADRAALREERAAARQAELDAAAAAAAAAAEGQSNGEVVTEEIAEGQLRSSSEEFETAVTGDGAEAGSDDDSGLSKFEKALLLGLGAVAVGAVLKNGDKVLSRSGDRVVVEDPNGDLRVLKDDDALIRRAGDQVATETFDDGSSRSIVTKPDGSKIITVRGRDGTVLRRVNIDAQGNEYVLFDDLAQEEQVVVTELPPVKQSFAAVGTQDEAALRAALEAEMNAGQDRRFSLRQVRDIKQVRALAPELELDAVRFETGSAAIRPEQARSLAKIGRTLSELVAADPRTVILVEGHTDAVGSATYNLALSDRRAETVALALTEYFDVPPENMVTQGYGESALKVLTLADEVKNRRAVVRNITNLLR; this is encoded by the coding sequence ATGAAAAAGCTATTCCGATCCACAACCGCCCTTGGCATGAGTTTGGCCCTCGCATGGCCTGCGACCGGTTTCGCGCAAGATCTTGATACTTGTGATGTAACGGCAGAAATCCCGCTGTTTCCTTGCACGGTTGAGGGCACTGTGATCCGCAGTGCTGAAGAGCTGAGCAAAATCGTTGCCGAGACGGAGGTGCCGCAGGTACAGCAACAAGATAGCGTGGCCGTAGAACGCGGTAATGTTGACGCGCAAGACGAACAAGCCCGCAAAGATGCTGAGGCCGCAGCAGCAGCGCAAGCGCAAGCAGAGGCTGATGCCGCAGCGCAAGCAGAGGCTGATGCCGCAGCTGAGGCAGAAGCTGAGGCCGCAGCGCAAGCGGAGGCTGTTGCTGCAGCAAAGGCGCAAGCTGAAGCGGATGCGGCAGCGATAGAAGCGGCGCGAGCCGAAGCGGATGCGGCCGCGCAGGCCGAGGCGGACGCCGAGGCTGCAAATCAGGCACAGGCCGATGCGGATGCGGCGGCAGCCGCGCAAGCTCAAGCCGACGCTGACGCCGCAGCGCAAGCGGAAGCGGAGCGTTTGGCGGCAGAGCAGGCGCAGGCCGAAGCCGACCGCGCCGCGCTGCGTGAAGAACGCGCCGCCGCACGACAAGCGGAACTGGACGCCGCCGCAGCAGCCGCCGCCGCAGCAGCCGAGGGGCAAAGCAATGGCGAGGTGGTGACAGAGGAAATCGCCGAAGGTCAATTGCGTTCTTCCAGCGAGGAATTCGAAACTGCCGTGACCGGCGACGGCGCAGAGGCCGGCAGTGATGATGACAGCGGGCTTAGCAAGTTCGAAAAGGCTCTTTTGTTGGGGCTGGGCGCTGTGGCTGTCGGTGCGGTCCTGAAAAACGGCGACAAGGTTCTCAGCCGCTCTGGTGATCGTGTGGTGGTAGAGGACCCCAACGGCGACCTGCGCGTGTTGAAAGACGATGACGCGCTGATCCGCCGGGCTGGTGATCAGGTCGCGACGGAAACATTCGATGACGGTTCGTCACGCTCCATCGTGACCAAGCCGGACGGTTCGAAAATCATCACTGTGCGGGGCCGGGACGGCACGGTGTTGCGCCGCGTAAACATTGACGCGCAGGGCAACGAATATGTGTTGTTCGACGATCTGGCCCAAGAGGAACAGGTTGTGGTCACTGAATTGCCGCCGGTTAAACAAAGCTTTGCGGCAGTAGGCACACAGGACGAGGCCGCATTGCGCGCCGCGCTTGAGGCCGAGATGAACGCCGGACAGGACCGCCGCTTTTCACTGCGGCAGGTGCGCGACATCAAGCAGGTGCGTGCTTTGGCACCGGAGTTGGAGTTGGACGCGGTCCGCTTTGAAACCGGTTCTGCTGCAATCCGGCCCGAACAGGCCCGCAGCCTTGCCAAAATTGGCCGGACGCTAAGCGAATTGGTAGCAGCTGATCCACGCACGGTGATCCTTGTAGAAGGGCACACGGACGCGGTGGGCAGCGCGACCTATAACCTTGCCCTGTCTGACCGTCGGGCCGAAACGGTGGCATTGGCATTGACCGAATATTTCGACGTGCCGCCGGAAAATATGGTCACGCAAGGCTACGGGGAAAGTGCGCTAAAGGTGCTGACCCTTGCTGACGAGGTCAAGAACCGCCGCGCTGTTGTGCGCAACATTACCAACCTCCTGCGCTAA
- the infC gene encoding translation initiation factor IF-3, producing the protein MARRPHNAPPQRDTGPRVNDNIRSNEIRLIGADGENVGVVTPARAMEMAEEAGLDLVEISPNANPPVCKIMDFGKFKYETQKREAEARKKQKIIEIKEVKFRPNTDTNDYEVKMRNVFKFLENGDKVKITLRFRGREMAHQNLGRELLERVAEDTKDAGRVENFPKMEGRQMVMLIGPLPK; encoded by the coding sequence ATCGCTCGCAGACCACATAATGCGCCGCCGCAACGTGACACCGGCCCGCGCGTCAATGATAACATCCGTTCAAATGAAATTCGCCTGATTGGCGCTGATGGCGAGAATGTCGGCGTTGTTACGCCTGCGCGCGCTATGGAAATGGCCGAAGAGGCCGGGCTTGATCTGGTGGAAATTTCGCCAAACGCCAATCCGCCCGTCTGCAAGATCATGGATTTCGGCAAATTCAAATACGAAACGCAGAAACGCGAAGCCGAAGCCCGCAAGAAGCAGAAGATCATCGAGATCAAAGAGGTCAAGTTCCGTCCGAACACGGATACGAACGACTATGAAGTCAAGATGCGCAATGTATTCAAGTTTCTTGAGAACGGCGACAAGGTCAAAATCACCCTGCGTTTCCGGGGCCGCGAGATGGCGCACCAGAACTTGGGCCGCGAGCTGTTGGAACGTGTCGCCGAAGACACCAAAGACGCAGGCCGCGTGGAAAACTTCCCCAAGATGGAAGGCCGCCAGATGGTCATGCTGATCGGGCCGCTGCCGAAATAA
- a CDS encoding ferredoxin--NADP reductase has protein sequence MTEHSPVNTQTAKAVPTLPDAQTVTAVTHWTDRLFSFRVTRPASMRFRSGEFVMIGLMGDPHPETGKQKPLLRAYSIASPAWDDELEFYSIKVQDGPLTSKLQHIQVGDEIILRPKPVGTLVHDALLPGKRIWFFATGTGFAPFASLLREPETYENYDEVIVTHTCRDVNELEYGRKLIEDLQADEMMQELIGVENLAKIRYYPTTTREESPKMGRITTLLQDGTVFRDLGIDPINVETDRAMVCGSLDFNKDILAILEGFGLEEGANSDPKHFVIEKAFVG, from the coding sequence ATGACCGAGCATTCCCCCGTGAACACACAAACCGCCAAAGCCGTACCCACCCTGCCTGACGCGCAGACTGTCACCGCTGTCACCCATTGGACAGACCGGTTGTTCTCTTTCCGTGTCACCCGTCCCGCCTCCATGCGCTTTCGTTCCGGCGAATTCGTGATGATCGGCCTGATGGGTGATCCACACCCCGAAACCGGCAAGCAAAAGCCGCTGTTGCGGGCCTATTCCATCGCCTCCCCCGCTTGGGATGACGAGCTGGAGTTCTATTCGATCAAGGTACAGGACGGCCCGCTGACCTCGAAATTGCAGCACATTCAGGTGGGGGATGAGATCATCCTGCGCCCGAAACCTGTCGGCACGCTGGTGCACGATGCGCTGCTGCCCGGTAAACGGATCTGGTTCTTTGCCACCGGTACGGGGTTCGCGCCTTTCGCATCGCTGCTGCGTGAACCGGAAACCTATGAAAATTATGACGAGGTGATCGTCACACACACTTGCCGGGACGTGAACGAATTGGAATACGGCCGCAAGTTGATCGAAGATCTGCAAGCTGACGAGATGATGCAGGAATTGATCGGCGTCGAAAACCTTGCGAAGATCCGTTATTACCCGACTACCACACGCGAAGAGAGCCCGAAAATGGGGCGCATCACCACGCTACTGCAAGATGGCACAGTGTTCCGCGATCTGGGCATTGACCCGATCAATGTGGAAACCGACCGCGCGATGGTTTGTGGCAGCCTTGATTTCAACAAGGATATTCTGGCGATCCTCGAAGGGTTCGGCCTGGAAGAAGGGGCAAATTCAGACCCCAAGCATTTCGTGATCGAGAAAGCTTTCGTCGGATAA
- a CDS encoding DUF934 domain-containing protein produces the protein MTQLINDTGFVADDWTHGFCAAGAANDCRALDLPSDAQPEDVELQPSIDMIRIDFPSAADGRGFTIARALRLRGYTGRLRAKGHVIADQYAMARRSGFDEVEVTDEIAARQPADQWQFRANWQEHNYQSRLRG, from the coding sequence ATGACACAACTGATCAACGATACCGGCTTTGTTGCCGATGACTGGACCCACGGGTTTTGCGCAGCCGGAGCGGCCAATGATTGCCGCGCCCTTGACCTGCCATCAGATGCACAGCCCGAAGACGTGGAATTGCAGCCCAGCATCGACATGATCCGCATTGATTTTCCGTCTGCGGCGGACGGGCGCGGCTTTACCATCGCACGCGCGTTGCGTCTGCGCGGTTATACCGGCCGGCTGCGTGCCAAGGGGCATGTGATTGCCGATCAATACGCTATGGCACGCCGGTCCGGCTTTGACGAAGTCGAGGTCACCGATGAAATCGCCGCCCGCCAGCCGGCCGATCAATGGCAATTCCGCGCCAACTGGCAGGAGCACAATTATCAGTCGCGCCTGCGCGGCTGA
- a CDS encoding phosphoadenylyl-sulfate reductase, whose amino-acid sequence MPLDDPHHPPAPDAQVARLNVQMRHHAAHDVMRAAVESVPNLALVSSFGAESVALLHLASRVKKDLPILFIDTEMLFPETLAYQREVAVKLGLTRITVIKADDIATLDPGGQLHKTDTDACCALRKTVPLQKALDGFDGWITGRKRFQSGTRAQLPHFETEATQNGAGTRIKVNPLAFWAAEDVQHYIEENNLPRHPLVAQGYPSIGCAPCTSPVAAGEDPRAGRWRDQSKDECGIHFVDGKAVRIGAST is encoded by the coding sequence ATGCCGCTTGATGATCCCCACCACCCCCCTGCGCCGGATGCGCAGGTCGCCCGCCTGAACGTCCAGATGCGCCATCACGCGGCGCATGACGTGATGCGGGCGGCGGTGGAGTCGGTGCCCAATCTTGCGTTGGTCTCCAGCTTTGGCGCGGAATCGGTGGCGTTGCTGCATCTGGCATCGCGTGTGAAAAAGGATCTGCCGATTCTTTTCATCGACACGGAAATGCTGTTCCCCGAAACGTTGGCTTATCAGCGCGAAGTGGCGGTTAAGTTGGGGCTGACACGGATTACCGTGATCAAAGCTGACGATATTGCCACGCTTGATCCCGGCGGGCAGCTGCACAAAACCGATACCGATGCCTGCTGTGCGCTGCGCAAAACCGTTCCGCTGCAAAAGGCGCTAGATGGGTTCGATGGCTGGATCACAGGCCGCAAACGTTTCCAATCCGGCACCCGTGCCCAACTGCCGCACTTCGAAACCGAAGCAACGCAGAACGGCGCAGGTACGCGGATCAAGGTAAACCCGCTGGCCTTCTGGGCCGCCGAGGACGTGCAGCATTACATCGAAGAAAACAACCTGCCGCGTCATCCGCTGGTGGCGCAGGGCTATCCGTCTATCGGCTGTGCGCCCTGCACCTCGCCCGTGGCGGCGGGCGAAGACCCCCGCGCCGGCCGGTGGCGCGATCAATCCAAAGACGAATGCGGCATTCATTTCGTAGATGGCAAAGCCGTCCGCATAGGAGCATCCACATGA